The segment TATTCAGGTGTATGTGACACATGTTTACAGTATACAGTTTGGTAAATTTTAACATACGCACACACTTGTAAAACCGTGATGACTAAGTGGTTAATGTATCTGTCACCCCCAAAAGTTTCCCCTTGGTAATCCTTCCTGCCACTGTCTGTCCCCATCCcagacaaccactgatctgctttctgtcactacgGATTAGCCTAACTCTTCATgaactagaattttatataagttGAATGATAGTGTGTACTTTTTttgtctgacttcttttactcAGAAAAATTATATTGAGAATCATCCATGTGGTGTTTCAATTTATGTTTTAGATTTTTAACAATAACTTCTGTTTGAGTTCCTAGATGAGAAATACTACTACTTTGAAAACTTAACctctttttgaattttatcaagaaATACCTTGAATGATAAtattaatgaaaacattaaaagacTGCTACACTCTCTTGTCCTTGTGAAAGTCCAACTCAAGTAATTAACTTATACTTAGGTAAAGTTCCCCATATGTTTGAATTAAGAACTCTTCAGGCTCCTAACCAGCATATCATGTTACCTCGGAGACGAgtgtttttggaaacagagtgtGAATATTAACTACTGTGTTTGCTTTGAAAGGTGCCACATATCTAATGATAATGCCATAATtactcattaatttatttttctttccagatcCTTTCCTGGAGTTCAGTTATGGGTGTGAGAGGTTTGCAAGGATTTGTGGGAAGTACCTGCCCACATATATGTACAGTAGTAAATTTCAAAGAACTGGCAGAGCACCACCGAAGCAAGTATCCTGGATGTACCCCTACCATTGTGGTTGATGCCATGTGTTGTCTCAGATATTGGTATACTCCAGAATCTTGGATCTGCGGTGGCCAGTGGCGAGAATACTTTTCTGCTTTGCGAGATTTTGTTAAAACTTTTACGGCAGCTGGGATCAAGTTGATATTCTTCTTTGATGGCATGGTGGAGCAGGATAAGAGAGATGAATGGGTGAAACGAAGGCTCAAGAACAACAGGGAGATATCCAGGATTTTTCATTACATCAAGTCACACAAGGAGCAGCCAGGCAGAAATATGTTCTTCATCCCCTCAGGGCTAGCTGTGTTTACACGATTTGCTCTAAAGACACTGGGCCAGGAAACTTTGTGTTCCTTACAGGAAGCAGATTATGAGGTAGCTTCCTATGGCCTCCAGCATAACTGTCTTGGGATTCTGGGGGAAGACACTGATTACCTAATCTATGACACTTGTCCCTACTTTTCAATTAGCGAGCTCTGCCTAGAGAGCCTGGACACCGTCATGCTCTGCAGAGAGAAGCTCTGTGAGAGTCTGGGCCTCCGTGTGGCCGACCTTCCTCTTCTGGCCTGCCTCCTTGGCAATGACATAATCCCAGAGGGCATGTTTGAAAGCTTTAGGTATAAATGCTTATCATCCTACACCTCTGTAAAAGAGAACTTTGACAAAAAAGGTAACATCATATTAGCTGTGTCAGACCATATATCGAAAGTTCTTCACTTGTATCAAGGTGAGAAAAAATTAGAAGAGATATTACCTCTGGGACCAAACAAAGCTCTTTTTTATAAAGGAATGTCATCATATCTTTTACCAGGACAAAAATCTCCATGGTTTTTCCAAAAACCCAAAGGTGTAATAACTTTGGACAAGCAAGTAACATCCTTGAGTTCAGACGCTAAATCCAGGGAAGAAGTTCCCATGTGTTCAGACCCTGAATCCGGGCAAGAAGTTCCCATGTGTACAGGCCCTGAATCCAGGCAAGAAGTTCCCATGTGTACAGGCCCTGAATCCAGGCAAGAAGTTCCCATGTGTACAGGACCTGAATCCAGGCAAGAAGTTCCCATGTGTACAGGCCCTGAATCCAGGCAAGAAGTTCCCATGTATACAGACTCTGAACCCAGGCAAGAAGTTCCCATGTGTACAGGCCCTGAATCCAGGCAAGAAGTTTTAATATGGACAGACCCTGAATCTAGGCAAGAAATTATGTGTGCAGGCCATGAATCCAAACAGGAAGTTCCCATATGTACAGATCCTATATCCAAGCAAGAAGACTCCATGTGTACACACCCTGAAATCAATCAAAAATTACCTGTAGCAACAGATTTTGAATTTAAGCTAGAAGCTCTCATGTGCACAAACCCTGAAATTAAACAAGAAGACCCCACAAGTGTGGGGCCTGAAGTAAAGCAACAAGTAACCATGGTTTCAGACACTGAAATCTTAAAGGTATGTGTATCTGCCCAGCCAATATGCCATGATTGAAAATATATCCTCTGATGGATTTGTTAGTGAAGATCCATTACTGCCTTAGTGTTTGGCCAGTGAGAGGATGCACAACAGGAGTCTCTAAGTCTCATTAGGAAGTGTGACATTATATGTGTGAAAACTCATAACCAATGTTGGATACTGTCACATGAATATTACAGAAAAATGCTATAAGaatatgagagagaaagagaacattgTGGGTTAAACAgggagaaggccgggcgcggtggctcatgcctgtaatcccagcactttgggaggcctgaagcaggtgggtcacctgaggtcaggagttcaaggccagactgacccacatggtgaaaccccgtctctactaaaaatacaaaaatcagctgggcatggtggcgtacacatgtgatcccagctactcgggaggctgagacaggagacttgcttgaacctgggaggcggaggttgcagtgagctgagatcatgccatttgtactccagcctgggcaataagagcaaaactgtctcaaaaaataaaaataaataaagtacaggGAGAAGTTCCCCAAAGAGGTAGAACTGGAGCCAGACCTTAATGGGGCAGCCAAAATATGCATTGAATAAGCAAAGACTTGGGAGTTGTGGAAGTACTAAAGGTGTAGCGTTTTGAATCTGCATCACGTGGGGGCGCAGGGAGAAaggccaggctagagtgtgggGTTTGGAGAAATAAATGGGAAAAGGTAGACAATCATAGCCAAATTGGGAAGGTCATTAAATGCCACATGAGGAATTTGGACTTGATTCTGAAAGTATTATAGCGCCTTTGAAGATTTTTGATGGGGGGCCACTACGTGTGAGGTTCTGTGCTAGGTGCATTAGGTAACTTTTCTCAGATCTTCTCAACAGCTCTGTGAGATAGACTTATCCTTGTTTTACAGAAGAGGTCTGTGTCCACATGAATGTCTCAAAGGTACCTCAGTAAGTTCTAAACCAAACTTAACCACACACCTTTCCTTGTTCCCAGCACTGTGAATGCCACCATCTTTCATCTAGTTACAACTACATAGATCTGTAAGGAAGCTCCTGCTCCTAGTCTGATGCAAAACTCAGGCCTGGACAGCAGCTGAGCAGCTGTGTGGTGAGACCTGGAGGGCAGCCGTGTGAATCTGCCAGCCAACCAGCATTCGATTTTTTTTAAGCAGGTATATTGATGTGATCAGATTTTTGGTTTTTGAAACATTACAGTGCAGTGAGTGGATTTAAAGTGGCCATTGTAGTAACTCAGGTAAAATACAAAAGAGCTAGAATTAGGAAAATGGCAGTGGAAATAGGAAGAAACAAATTCAAGAAATGTTTCAGAAGTGAAACTAATAAATAAGTCTTGCTGTGGAGGTGAAGTTCCTCCTTGAGCACCGGGGATGATAGGTGCTGTTAAtctaaggaagaaggaggaaaggtTTTACAGGGAGAAGAAGATTAAGTGGGTTATATTTTAGTTGAGTAGATGGCTCCTCTAACACATGTTCTCGTAGTGAAATATGGGCCTAAAGTTCTATTACTGGCATCTGGGAGTTATCCTATGTGTAAAGTAAAAGATGATGTGGGATGGAGACTTAAGGAACAGTCCACTGAGAGATCAGGAGTgagcagaggaggaaggagaataaGGAGGGGATAATCCCCACAAAAGTCCAAGGGGGCAAGTTtcaagaatgagaaaagaaagggtCAGGAGTATCACATGCTGCAGAGGTAAAGAGGTAGAATAGGACTGGACATAGGCACTTGGGTCAGTAATTAGGAGGTCCTGATGGCCTCAGAGAGTTACTGCAGCACAGGGTTGGGAGTGGAGGCAAAGCCGACAGGGAGTCTGGCAGTGGAAGAGCCTTTGTTGGGGAAGGCAGAGTCAAAGAGAGTCCTCACAGGAAGGGAGTGCCTGGGCAAAGTGGTGGGTCGAGAGTCGTTCACATGGATTGAACTTAATTGTAtctttgaaaacaattttgaagTTTCTTACATTGCCCTTACATTTTCTCCATAAAAATTTTTTGCGATGTCATCTTCCAACCCTAACAGGCAACTAAAATTCAAACGTGTATTTTAACCATACGTAGTCACCCTGGAAAAATGCTCAGGTAGAAAGGCTGTGGGCACAACAGTTACATTGGATACATGCATAACCACAGCCTTATATCTGTGTCTTCTCTATGTCAGCATTTTGGAAGATCAGTtgagtttctgtttgtttgtttctttgagacaaggtctcactgtcactcaggttgcagtgcagtggcactatatcctccgcctcccaggttcaagcaattctcctgcctcagcctcctgagtagctggaactacaggtgcactccaccacacccagctaatttttgtattttttagtagagatggggtttcgccctgttgcccaagctggccttgaactcctgacctcaagtgatccacccacctcgacctccgaaagtgctgggattacaggcatgagccaccgctcctggccagatAGCCTTATAATCTTATAGAACATGCATTGGCAGTGAGCTGCAAGCCACACCTCAGGACAAGTGcttttcttatattatttaatcctcacagtagtCCTAGGAGCCGGGCACTTTTTTATTAAACCCATTTTCTATAGGAAGAAGGTAAGGAACAGAGTAAGACTGAAGCCTACGAATAATGAATCAACATAACTAGGACTATTTAAGTACATATAAATGAGACACTCTTAGGATTCAGAGTTTCTGGTATCCAGGTTATTCTAGCATCACATTTTAATGCCTTTAGTAGTAGACTGGatttaaattttgaatagtaatCTAGATGAACTTATTCTCACAGTAATAAGAATATTCTTCACTGGAAGGTAAAACCTATATATTTAGGCTATGATAGCCCTTCTGATTTTAACTACTTATTTAATGAGAAAGTGGAATTAGTTTAAATCATGTATCTCATCACCTACCATGAGCCAGTACTGTCTTGACATTACAGAGGAGAAGcacctgtgcctggcacatggttttTCACTCACTAAACAATTTctgaacaaatgagtgaatgaatatagTACGGCTTCTAACGCTAAGCAGCTTACAGTTTAATAAGGGAGGCAGACCAGGCAGCTGTGTTACAGGGAAAATAGGATATGAGCTCCATAAGGCAAGCTGGAGGTTGGTCCTGTctaagggaggaggagagggtgaCATCAGCAAACCTTAAAGGGAAAAGAGGATTGTAAAGTGGGAGGCTGGGAAAGACTGGAAGAGAAAGATTCTGGGTAGGGTAAGTTCTTATGGGGCACAAGTAAAGGTAGAAGAGGATTGAGTACTCTTGAGCAATGAAGATGTTCTGTTGAGACTGGATTATGGCCATTTCTATGAGGGTGAAATGGTGTGCAAGGCTAGAAAAAGGAGATTGAGGCTTTATAGTGGGGCCTCAAATGTTATGGCGAAGGATTTGTGGTAGCCATTCAAATGTTTTGAATAGGGTAGCAAAGTTTTCAAAGACAGTATGGCAATGGTGTGAAGGATGGGTTGGAAAGGGGAGAAACTGGGCTAGGGGATTAAGACCCTTTCATAGCAATACTGGTGAGAAGTAGTGAGCACCCGGTTACTGGGAGGTTATCGAGGAGACAGAACAGTGAGATACTGCAGAAGATAAGACTGGTAGACATttggagagaggaggaagagggggaatAGAAAGTTTGAAATTGGTAGTCCAAAGGAAAGAGAACATGGCAACTTGATGTCATGAATTTCAGGGTCAGTTACATTTCTGAGGGCCTTAAAAAACTGGCATATGATGAAAGGCATTGACTTTTTCTATTTGAAGGTTACTATCTTGTTTTTAAGGAGAAATTCAGTTGTATTTAAATTTCAAACAGGTTGCTAGAACACATCACGTCCAAGCAGAAAGCTACCTGGTGTACAACATCATGAGCAGTGGAGAGATTGAATGCAGCAACACCCTAGAAGATGAGCTTGACCAGGCCTTACCCAGCCAGGCCTTCATTTACCGTCCCATTCGACAGCGGGTCTACTCACTCTTACTGGAGGACTGTCAAGGTGAGAATTGGTTGGTCCCTCTTAGTAAAGGTTCTATTTGCAGTTGAGTTCTGAGAAACTGGCCAGATGAAATAGAGTGCGTTCTTTCAAGACATGGAGACAATTAAATGGGTTTTATTTCCCTGTCAAATGTATAATTGCGAATACCACTGACATCTGTAAAAAATTAGGTGTAAGTGCCATTGGACATCTATATCTAATTAGCAGTAAGTTGATCAGTGTGCATTAAAAGAAGAATGCGTGATTTCTgtaaaatgtcatatttttatgCCTTAAaaggatttttgcttttttaaaaatgtgaaaattatttcctcCTGTTGGGGAGAGTAGAGTATGTCTATTATTAGAAGAAAACGATGTCTACTTAGTCTTCCctcaaaatgtgatttttataagATAATTTTACAAAATCTAGTGATCCTGTTTTTAAATACAAACAATTTTcctttggtgttttagtaatttgtgttttttctcaTCTATATTTCCATTATGTGCTTAGCAACAAGAGTAGAGAGTGGACCATCAAGGACCCAAATAGTGAAAATGAGGAATTTTAACCCCAAGGAGAAAGTTAGTGAAGGTCCCATAACTcactgtttggaatagttttggGGGGAATCAGGAGTGTGGAAGAGCACTTCATATTAGAAACCAGAGATGTTGAATGCATTTAGTGACCTTCTATTTCAGTAAGGCCTTGTTCGTTTTAGACAGAGACCTTAGGTACTTTATGGTCTGATTTGAGAGTGCGTTGATAAGAAACATGGTCTACACACTATTACCAGGATAAGAGAGAGAAGGAGTAGGATACCGGTGAAAGTGGTCCATTTGCCTAAGCATCATTATTTCCAAACATGTCAATATTAACCTTACTCTGTTGTTCCAGAAAGTGAACATTTACATAATCTAAAAGTGGTGATAGAATCATCAGATGGAAaagtcatcattattatttttggatgATGGGGCTCGGGGTAGTGGGGTTATTTAAATCCAGTTTTTGTTAGATTCCTGTAGCGCTACCCAGCGTGCACTGCTTTCTCCCATACATACTGCAAGAGTTCACCGCTGTGACCTAAGGAAGCAGACATGAGAAAGATGTTTAAGctgatttaaaaacagaaataaagaacctGTGTGATAAACTCTGGAGCCAAAtgttatttaaatcattttttaaaatttatttttcttacgcGCTCTCTACCCACATTCTTTCTTAACATGGATGTTTGCACATTGACTCTAATGATGGAAAAAAGAGATCTTCctcatgaaaacatttttacattaaataataatattggaATTATTTTCAgactatttcattaaaatataaacttcactAACCTAAATTTCACACTTTGTTAATGTAATGTATTTAGGACCAAGTGGATAACTTTATTAGATAACCACATAAACAGGAAAAACCATTCACATTGAACTTGTCTTCATGGTTgatctttagtttttttctttctccctcaacTTTTTGGCTTTCTACATGAAGTTTACGTTACtaagatatgaaaataaaatgctgtttttGCTGATTTAtatatgatgataataatgaagtGTATCCTATGTTATTTGTTTGACTTAGTTTATGATCCCATTTGTATTTGAAAATGTTGTGTATTTTACAGTTGTTGAGTagagtgttctgtaaatgtcagcaGTGTTAGTAAGGTTATTCCAAGtcttttactgattttctgtctacttgttctTAGTTCCCAGGAGAAAACGGTTAAAAACTCCAGCTCTtactgtggatttgtctatttattccttcagttctgtcagtttttgctttaggtattttgaaactctgttgttaggtgcatatacgTTGAGAACTGTTATGTTTCTTAATGAATCGACCCTTTTAATAGGAGAGTTCACTTTTAAAAACATGGTAATACCCTTTGTCCTAAAGTTGTCTTTGTTTTATTGTAATATAGTCACTCCAGTATTCTTACTGTTAATGTTTGCACGATATGGtattttttctgtccttttaaaCTATTTCTTAACATCTAAAGTGCATCTCTTTTAAAAACAGCATGTCCAGTGTCAGTCTCTCTTTTAATTGGAATGTTCACACTGAATGTAACTTTTGGTGTAATTAGGGCTCACTCTTCCGTTttgctctttgttctttttttcccacattattttctcattttcatacttcttttggattagtttaataatttttagtattgTGTTTTATGCACTCATTTGGATTATTagatttacctttttttaaaaaaaaagtagttggccaggcacagtagctcacgcctgtaatcctagcactttgggaggccgaggcaggcggatcacctgaggtcaggagtttgagaccagcctggccaacatggtgaaaccctgtctctactaaaagtacagatactagctgggcgtgatggcagacgcctgtaatcccagctactcgggaggctgaggcaggagaattgcttgagcccaggagacagaggttgcagtgagccaaggtcacaccattacactccagcctggggacaagatGGGGACAAGAGTGatacttcgtctcaaaaaaaaaaagtggttgatCTGGGGTCtgttagattggtgcaaaagtaattgcggtttttgcaattttaatatctttaacGTCACCATTTACTATCAAATAATATACCATGTTACTAGCAATGTAAAAACCTTCTAACTGTGTATTTTCATTCTCCCCAACATTTTTGCTACTGTCATTTTAGGTcttgtacatatatgtattttttaaatttgaaataattacagattcacaggaagttgcaagAATAGTACGTAGTTTCCCATGTACCTTTCACTCAGATTCCTCCAAAGATGACATCTTATATAATGTAATATCAAAGCCAGAAAGTTAACATCAGGTACAATGCTAACTAAACTGCAGACCTTATTCATTTGTGCCATTTTTTACATGCATGCatttatgtgtgtgggtgtgtaggtCTGTGCAAAGATCCTGCAGCTACCCCACAGCCAAGATACAGAGCTGGTTTGTTAGCACTCCCTCCATGTGCCCCTATGTCCTGACAGTCTTTCTTCCCCCCATTCCTGTCCTCTGGCAACTGCGAATCTGTTTTTCGTCTCTATGTTCTTGTTCATttcagaatgttatataaatggcaGCATACAATATGTAACCTTTGGAGATTATGCATATGTTTTAAACCCTGTAATACATGAGGGGTTGGCACACTTTTTCTGTGAAGGAtcagataataataaatattgtagGTTTTGAGGGCTCCCTCCACAGTCCCCGTCACAACTACCCAATCCTGCTATTGTAGTGCAAGAGCAGCCATAGACAACGTGTATATgaatgagtgtgtctgtgtgccaGGAAGCCTTTATTCAATTTTCCCATGTGACAgaacttgaattttattttattgatttattttttttttagagacagagcctcactctgttgcccaggctggagtgcagtggcaccatcacagctcactgcagccttcaactccaaggctgaagggatcctcctccctcagcctcttgagtaactgagatgacaggcatgcgccaccacactcggctaatttttaaatattctttttttgaagagataggatctcgctatgttacctaggctggtctcaaactcctgacctcaagagatcccccacgtcagcctcccaaagtgttgggattacagatgtgagttacCGCACCAGGCcaaaacttgaattttttttttttgagatggagtcttgctctgtcgcccagactggagtgcagtggcatgatctcggctcactgcaagctccgcctcctgggttcatgccattctcctgcctcagcctcccgagtagctgggactacaggcagccgccaccatgctcggctaattttttgtatttttagtagagatggggtttcactgtgttagccaggatgatctcgatctcctgaccttgtgatccacccgcctcagcctcccaaagtgctgggattacaggcgtgagccaccgtgcccggccaacttgAATTTTAGAGAGTATAATTTTCAGGAGTCACAAAAtgttcttaaaaacatttttttccaaccatcaaaaaatatgaaaacgtTATTAGTTTTCAGACTGTATAAAAGCAGGCAGATTTGACCCATGAGCTGGTAGTTTGCCAATTTCCACTTTAAATTATAGGCTTTATATACACTGCACATGCAGGCTGCTCCGGTGAGTCCATGAGTGAGTGGGGAGTGAGTGGGAAGCCAGGACATGACCGTGTTGCTGTAGGCTTTATACACACCGCACACGCAGGCTGCTCCGGTGAGTCCGGTGAGCGAGTGGGGAGTGAGTGGGAAGCCAGGACATGACCATACACTGCTGTAGGTTTTATACATACTGCACACTTAGCactataatacattaaaaaaatatttctttcctcaacaataaattaaccttaacttactgtaacttttttactttataaacttttaaatttatttaactttttgactcttgtaatcAACACCtaacttaaaatacaaacacattatACAACTGGACAAAAAATTCTTTATATCATTCTATAAGCCTTTTTCtattagaaaaatttttaacTCTACCTCCTGAATTCATActttagaaatttttaatttttttaaactgctttGTTAAAAGCTcagacacaagcacacacattagTCTAGGACTCCACGGGGTCAGATCATCAAGGCTTTACCAGAAATGTGTATGCAGTCCGTCACTAACCGAATCATCGTTTATGCAGTACGGGACTATATTTCATCTTTCTTTGGGGGATATAGTTTTGCTGCATATAGAATTTTAGGTCATTCTGTATTTTCTCCTGGCTTGTGTAGTTTCTCATGAGACAACAAGGCTCATCTTTATCATTGTTCCCCATGTGTAATGTGGCTTTTCTCCTCTGGCTGTCTTTACAATTCCTCTCCTGTTTGCTGGATTTTGAGTAAGGTTCACTCTGCCCCCTTCATGGGATTCTTGAGCTTCCTAAATCTATGGGTTTCTATTTCCTATCGAATTTGGAAAAAATGAGcgtttttttaaagaagattttgTCTTTCTCAATCTCTTTTGCCTCTTCCTCTGGGCCATTTGTTGACTTCCTCCTACAGGATCCACATAGTTTTGCTTATTTTCGTGTCTAGCGTTTTTTGATTGTACGCTAGAACATTTTGGATACTAAAAAGAGTGTAGTTTAGTTCTGTCAGACAGTTACTCTACCTGCTCCTTCCGAGACATGCCTTTAAACTTCATTAGGCTGTGTCCATTGTGGCTTTTACTTTACAGCTAAGCACAGCCCTACTCCTAAGACAGGGCTTTCTGGGCTCTCACCAGAGTGCCCAAGGTGTGGGACGAGGTCTCTTCATGTTTGCTGGTGGTGGAAACTCCACTGTCTTCAAGCCCAATGCAAGCTCCATTGGTTGGCCAGCCCCAGGACCTTGCCTGGCTTCTGTGAGTCTTACCCTATACCCCTATAGCTCTCTCTTCAGCCAGAGTGTAAAGGGCACTTGCCGTCTGCACACTGCCCTGCTCTCTGGTGCTCTGTCCTGCAGATCGTGGCCTCAATAGTCTTGATCTCCAGTCTCTGTCTCCTCATCTGAGGAACTACCTCCCTCACTAGGATATAGTCTGGACAGTGCCTATGGGCACAAAATTGGCGTGATAGAGGGTTGTTTCCCTTCTGTCTGGGATAACAATCTGGCACTGCCCATTGTCCATCACATGAATGCAGTTGCTAGAACCGTTTCTTCAGTTCTAGTGTTGATGGTAGGAAGGCTGGTCAGTGGCTCTGCGCATTCACAAACGACCACCCCCACTGTCCCCTGCTCAGTGGCTGTGCTCTATCACAGCCACCCCCACAGTCCTGTGGCGTCACAGGTACTGATAATGCCAACTGCAAAGTCGAGTGCTGGAGTGATTCATGTTCCTtttttactgacttttttttttcttagaagatTTGGAGATGTTCTCTTTATCCTGTGTTTAGCAAATCTCTGTTGTCTCAGTTCTCTTCTGGAACTGCTGTGAAATGCAGGTGGGGCTTCCTGGATTGATACtgtctttcttcatcttttgattcctgtttttgtctttttgttctacaTTAAGGGAACATCTCTCCACTTCATTTCTCAGCTCTTTTATAGAAAAGTGTCCCCGCTTCTTCTCATCATCAAGGCCTGCTTCCCCCAGCCCTGGATCAAGCCCACTGCCTCTCTCTGCCCCTCATCGAAGCCCTCTGCCCAACTTGACCAGCTGTCTGACTGATGATCACCTTTGTGCTGGGATGCCTGGCATCTAGGGACACCacctcttcttcccttccccattAAGCACCTGCTCTCTGCTGACCTCCTCCCTTCAGAGTTCCTCAGTTACACCCACTGTCTTCTTTACCTGGTCTTGCTTTAAAAAACTGTATCCATGTTGACTGTCAGATTCCAGCAGTTTTCTTTAAGTGTTTTCTGGAACAGTGTGAGGGGAGTAGGGAGGAAGGACATTGTAGGAGTCGTTAACATGGCAAACTCTCTCTCCCA is part of the Symphalangus syndactylus isolate Jambi chromosome 2, NHGRI_mSymSyn1-v2.1_pri, whole genome shotgun sequence genome and harbors:
- the FAM120B gene encoding constitutive coactivator of peroxisome proliferator-activated receptor gamma isoform X4, which encodes MGVRGLQGFVGSTCPHICTVVNFKELAEHHRSKYPGCTPTIVVDAMCCLRYWYTPESWICGGQWREYFSALRDFVKTFTAAGIKLIFFFDGMVEQDKRDEWVKRRLKNNREISRIFHYIKSHKEQPGRNMFFIPSGLAVFTRFALKTLGQETLCSLQEADYEVASYGLQHNCLGILGEDTDYLIYDTCPYFSISELCLESLDTVMLCREKLCESLGLRVADLPLLACLLGNDIIPEGMFESFRYKCLSSYTSVKENFDKKGNIILAVSDHISKVLHLYQGEKKLEEILPLGPNKALFYKGMSSYLLPGQKSPWFFQKPKGVITLDKQVTSLSSDAKSREEVPMCSDPESGQEVPMCTGPESRQEVPMCTGPESRQEVPMCTGPESRQEVPMCTGPESRQEVPMYTDSEPRQEVPMCTGPESRQEVLIWTDPESRQEIMCAGHESKQEVPICTDPISKQEDSMCTHPEINQKLPVATDFEFKLEALMCTNPEIKQEDPTSVGPEVKQQVTMVSDTEILKVARTHHVQAESYLVYNIMSSGEIECSNTLEDELDQALPSQAFIYRPIRQRVYSLLLEDCQDVASTCPAVKEWFVYPGNPLRHPDLVRPLQMTIPGGTPSLKILWLNQEPEIQVRRLDTLLACFNLSSSREELQAVESPFQALCCLLIYLFVQVDTLCLEDLHAFIAQALCLQGKSTSQLVNLQRSRLTKFHNLKAVVCKACMKENRRITGRAHWGSHHAGRWGRQGSSYHRTGSGYSRSSQGQPWRDQGPGSRQYEHDQWRRY
- the FAM120B gene encoding constitutive coactivator of peroxisome proliferator-activated receptor gamma isoform X2, translated to MGVRGLQGFVGSTCPHICTVVNFKELAEHHRSKYPGCTPTIVVDAMCCLRYWYTPESWICGGQWREYFSALRDFVKTFTAAGIKLIFFFDGMVEQDKRDEWVKRRLKNNREISRIFHYIKSHKEQPGRNMFFIPSGLAVFTRFALKTLGQETLCSLQEADYEVASYGLQHNCLGILGEDTDYLIYDTCPYFSISELCLESLDTVMLCREKLCESLGLRVADLPLLACLLGNDIIPEGMFESFRYKCLSSYTSVKENFDKKGNIILAVSDHISKVLHLYQGEKKLEEILPLGPNKALFYKGMSSYLLPGQKSPWFFQKPKGVITLDKQVTSLSSDAKSREEVPMCSDPESGQEVPMCTGPESRQEVPMCTGPESRQEVPMCTGPESRQEVPMCTGPESRQEVPMYTDSEPRQEVPMCTGPESRQEVLIWTDPESRQEIMCAGHESKQEVPICTDPISKQEDSMCTHPEINQKLPVATDFEFKLEALMCTNPEIKQEDPTSVGPEVKQQVTMVSDTEILKVARTHHVQAESYLVYNIMSSGEIECSNTLEDELDQALPSQAFIYRPIRQRVYSLLLEDCQDVASTCPAVKEWFVYPGNPLRHPDLVRPLQMTIPGGTPSLKILWLNQEPEIQVRRLDTLLACFNLSSSREELQAVESPFQALCCLLIYLFVQVDTLCLEDLHAFIAQALCLQGKSTSQLVNLQPDYINPRAVQLGSLLVRGLTTLVLVNSACGFPWKTSDFMPWNVFDGKLFHQKYLQSEKGYAVEVLLEQNRSRLTKFHNLKAVVCKACMKENRRITGRAHWGSHHAGRWGRQGSSYHRTGSGYSRSSQGQPWRDQGPGSRQYEHDQWRRY